A segment of the Aridibaculum aurantiacum genome:
GCAAGAAGGTCTGAAAAAAGCTGATTTCATTTTTGAGCCTGCTAAAGAAGAATTGATAGCTGAGTTGATGCCTAAGATATTGAATACGCAGTTGTTCAAGGCTATACTTGATGCGCATGCCAGTGAGCATGGTGCACGTATGACAGCAATGGACAAAGCAAGTGAAAATGCTAATGAGCTGTTGAAGACACTGAAGATATCTTACAACCGTGCACGCCAGGCTGCCATCACCACCGAGCTTACTGAAATTGTAAGTGGTGCAGCAGCACTGAACGGATAAAATATATAGATGAATTTGAGAATGTGCAGATGTACCAGTTGCGTCTGCACATTTTTGTTTTAGGGCACCATGTGATACTTCAATGTCTTTAGTTCTTTTCTTTGCCTATTTTCATTTGCGTCTTTTTCAAAATCATTTCATTCTCACAATAACCAATGGAACTATCTACCATCATACCGCATATAGAAGCTTTGGTATTTGCCAGCGATAAGCCGCTTACCAGCCTCGATATTGTAGAACTTATCAATAATGCTTTTGGTTTTATGGAAGAGCGTATAACGCTTGACCAGGTAGAAAGTGCCATTGAAGGTATTCGCGAAAAATATAATGCAGAGTTTTATCCCTTTGAAGTAAGAGAAAGTGGTGGTGGCTGGCAGTTCCTGACCAAAAGGGAGTTTCATAAAACGGTTGGTCAACTGAATGGTGACAAGTTTTTAAAACGCCTTTCTAATGCTGCTCTAGAAACCCTTGCCATTATTGCTTATAAACAACCCATAACAAAGGGTGAAGTGGAAGCCATCCGTGGTGTGAACAGCGACTACAGCATTCAGAAGTTACTGGAGAAGGAATTAATCATCATCAGCGGCAGGAATGAGGACCTGCCAGGTAAGCCACTGGTTTATGCTACTTCCAAATCTTTCATGGATTATTTTGGACTGAACTCTGTTGACGACCTGCCGAAGATAAAGGAAGTACTGGCAGACCAGGCGGTGCAAGGTACCATCATCATGGAAGGAATGAAGGCGGGAGAAGTGGCCGGCCTGGAAACTGGTGAAGGAAGAAACCTGACAGTAACAGACAGCGGAGAGCTTGTAGAATACCGAATAAATAAAAGTGCAGAAGGTGAAGGTTTGGCAGCATTTAATGATGCTACTGGCACGGGAGAAGATACTGCTACAGAGGATCAACCAGGTGCAATAGAAGCAGAAGGATCTTTTAATACTTATAATGATGCAGATGAAACATCCGATGAACAAGGAGATGAAGTGGATGCAGAGCATATGCTTCCAGGCGTTTCCGACCTGTCAGATTTTTCTGATAATGATGATGTAACAGAAGGAGATGGAGAAGAAGATTTCGATACAGGAAGCGAGGAGATGTCAACATCTGAAGAAGAAGCGCCTGCAAATAATGAAGTTGATGATATGCCAGGTGTAGGCGAAACAGGTACAGCAAGTGACGATCCGAATCAGCCAGCTACTGATAATAATGAAGATGATCCGGCAAAAGAAGATTAGCCTTTTATAAACGATTGCCAACGCCAGACTATTTCTTTTACAATGTAATTTCGCGCCCTTATGTCGCAACAATTAAGTAACAAACAACTCATAGCAATAGCTGAAGAGTTTGGTACACCCGTTTACGTTTACCACGCAGAAAAGATAGCAGAGCAATACCAGAAGCTGGAGAAGGCTTTTAAAAAGTCTGATGCTAAATTCTTTTATGCTTGTAAAGCATTAACCAATATCAACATCCTAAAGTGGCTGCGCCAGGTAGGTGCATCGCTTGACTGTGTAAGTATAAACGAGGTAAAGCTGGGTTTGAAAGCCGGCTTTGAACCTAAGCAAATTCTTTTTACACCTAACTGTGTCGACTTTGAAGAAATAGAGGCAGGAAAGAATTTAGGCGTACACATCAATATCGATAACATCTCCATTCTTGAGCAGTTTGGTAATCGTTATGGCAGCACTTACCCTGTATGCATCAGGCTGAACCCGCACATTATGGCGGGTGGTAATTATAAAATAAGTACCGGCCACGTGGATAGTAAGTTTGGTATTTCCATTCACCAGCTAAGGCATATAGAGCGTATTGTAAAAAGTACAAAGCTTCATGTAACGGGGCTGCATATGCACACCGGCAGCGAAATAAAAGATGTAAATGTTTTCCTGCAAGGGCTGGAAGTGATGTTCGAAATGGCGCGCCATTTTGATGAACTGGAGTTCATTGATCTTGGTAGTGGTTTTAAAGTGCCATACCAGGCAGACGAAGCTGAAACAGATGTAGATCAGCTGGGAGAGAAGGTGGCAGAGGCTTTTGCTGCTTTTGAAAAAGAAACAGGCAAGCACCTGCAGATCTGGTTTGAGCCGGGTAAATACTTGGTGAGTGAATCAGGCTATTTTATAGTAAAAGCAAACATCATCAAGCAAACAACAGCAACTGTTTTTGTAGGTGTGAACAGCGGCTTCAATCACCTGATACGCCCTATGTTTTACGATAGCTATCACCGCATTGAAAACATCAGCAATAGTAAAGGTGCAGAGCGCATTTACACTGTAGTAGGTAATATTTGTGAAACAGATACCTTCGCCTGGGATAGGAAACTGAATGAAGTTCGTGAAGGTGATTACCTTGTTTTCTACAATGCAGGCGCGTATGGTTTCGAAATGTCGAGCAACTTCAACAGCCGCTTAAAGCCAGCAGAAGTTTTGGTGAAAGATGGCCAGGCGCATCTTATCCGTTCACGCGATGTGTTTGAAGACCTTCTGAGAAACCAGGTAGAAGTTTTATAAATAGTAAAAGAACTTGATAAAGGAGTTGTATAACATACAGCTCCTTTTTTATGTCCAATGCTGAAGGATCCTCTTGCATTGGTTGATATACCCGCCGCCAAAAAGTACAGCATGCACCAGGAGCGGGTATAGCTGTGTTAGCGAGACACGTTTTTGCCAATCTTTTTCTAATGGGAAAGCTGAATGGTAAGCCTCGTACATACTGCTGTTGAAGCCGCCGAACAGTAGGGTCATCCCAAGGTCCATTTCGCGGTGTCCATAATAAACTGCCGGATCATAAATAGCTGGCATTGCTTTGCCACCTGCGTTTGTAGCACACATGAAGTTGCCAGACCACAAATCGCCGTGCAGTAAGGCCGGAGGCTCAGGTGGAAACAGGTCATCAAAGTGATTGCAAAGATTCTCAGCTGTAGTTATATCTGCCTTACCGAATGTTCCTTTATCTGCCAGTAGTTTGGTTAGTGGTAGAATGCGTTGCTCTGCATAAAAGGCACCCCATGTTGTTCTGTATTCATTTGGTTGTGGTAAAGAGCCAATATAGTTAGCGGTAGAAAATCC
Coding sequences within it:
- the lysA gene encoding diaminopimelate decarboxylase, which produces MSQQLSNKQLIAIAEEFGTPVYVYHAEKIAEQYQKLEKAFKKSDAKFFYACKALTNINILKWLRQVGASLDCVSINEVKLGLKAGFEPKQILFTPNCVDFEEIEAGKNLGVHINIDNISILEQFGNRYGSTYPVCIRLNPHIMAGGNYKISTGHVDSKFGISIHQLRHIERIVKSTKLHVTGLHMHTGSEIKDVNVFLQGLEVMFEMARHFDELEFIDLGSGFKVPYQADEAETDVDQLGEKVAEAFAAFEKETGKHLQIWFEPGKYLVSESGYFIVKANIIKQTTATVFVGVNSGFNHLIRPMFYDSYHRIENISNSKGAERIYTVVGNICETDTFAWDRKLNEVREGDYLVFYNAGAYGFEMSSNFNSRLKPAEVLVKDGQAHLIRSRDVFEDLLRNQVEVL
- the scpB gene encoding SMC-Scp complex subunit ScpB, whose protein sequence is MELSTIIPHIEALVFASDKPLTSLDIVELINNAFGFMEERITLDQVESAIEGIREKYNAEFYPFEVRESGGGWQFLTKREFHKTVGQLNGDKFLKRLSNAALETLAIIAYKQPITKGEVEAIRGVNSDYSIQKLLEKELIIISGRNEDLPGKPLVYATSKSFMDYFGLNSVDDLPKIKEVLADQAVQGTIIMEGMKAGEVAGLETGEGRNLTVTDSGELVEYRINKSAEGEGLAAFNDATGTGEDTATEDQPGAIEAEGSFNTYNDADETSDEQGDEVDAEHMLPGVSDLSDFSDNDDVTEGDGEEDFDTGSEEMSTSEEEAPANNEVDDMPGVGETGTASDDPNQPATDNNEDDPAKED
- a CDS encoding fructosamine kinase family protein — protein: MNLVQQICSCHQLDYINHTAVGGGDINASFAINTRQARYFLKVNDAARFPLMFVREAEGLAAIKQATSLYVPAVVAVGELQGQQYLLLEHLQSGSAEYDFWQQFAIGLARLHQTTNEQFGFSTANYIGSLPQPNEYRTTWGAFYAEQRILPLTKLLADKGTFGKADITTAENLCNHFDDLFPPEPPALLHGDLWSGNFMCATNAGGKAMPAIYDPAVYYGHREMDLGMTLLFGGFNSSMYEAYHSAFPLEKDWQKRVSLTQLYPLLVHAVLFGGGYINQCKRILQHWT